In the genome of Candidatus Wallbacteria bacterium, the window CTCCGCAGTAACCCGAATTCGTTCCATTCATGAGCCTGCCTGCATCAAAAACCTTCCAGGAACCGGATCTTTCGAAATTCTGGGACGGGTCATAGCGCAGCACCCTGGCATGCCTGGCTGTTTTGCAGGCGAAAGGCACGAAATAAACATACTTTCCATCGAATACGGCACCTGCATAGCCGACTGTCTCCAGTCCGCCGGTCCGTCCCGCATCATAAGAATCCCAAGCACTCAGGTCAGCGAAAGGTTTTTTTGTATCACAGCGCAGCATAGTGCCATGAAAATCGAACGTTCGGCAGGGTGCGTAGTAAATATAACGGCCGTCAAAGGCTGCGCCGAAATATCCTTTTGTTTCCAAACCGCCTGTGCTTCCAGCGTCAAAGGCCTGCCAGTTGGAGCTGTCATTGAAAACCTTAAAGCAGTCTTCAGCCCTGATGGGAATAACTGCTGAGATCAGGATAATGCAGACAGCCAGGGTGCAGATCCAGTGATTCATGAATGCTCCTTCATTTTACTCGAAATTTTCAACATAATTATGTTATCAGTTTTTTCGTCAGAAATCTATAGAACAGGACGAAAATCTGATTACTGGTTTTCAAGATGCATCTAACTGAAAATTGAGAATTACCAGTTTAACGCTTATATTAATTAGATGCACAGATTTGAAATTCCACTAGGCTTCACAGGTCGTGATCAGGAGCTGGCGCTGCTCAGGGAAAAGCTGAAATTCAGCCGTGTCCTGATTATCGCTGGAATGCCTGGCATGGGAAAGACTACTCTGGCGGCAGCTTTTGCGGCGGAACTTGAAAAAGGCGATTCTCTGGATTCTCCTGTTCTATGGATGGAGTGCAGACCTGGCTGGACTTCCGCCGATCTGCTTGATGCAATGATTCATGGCCTGGCCCGGCTCAGCGGTAAAGAAAAATATTCCATCTCTCAGTCAAGATCTTTTGATGAAGCTGCGGATGGCATTGAGGAATGCAGTACAGCTGTTTTCATCGATGACTTTCACTTGCTGGAAAACAAGGAAACCCTGAATTTTCTGGTCACATGTCGTAAGAGACTCAAGACCGGAGCGCTGGTTGTGATATCCAGGGTAAAGCCTGATCTCCCGCCCGCTGAGAGAGCCGATGTGTTTCAGCTGGATATCAAGGGCCTTTCTGAATGCGACGCCACTGCACTTTCCAATCAGCTGCTCAGGTTTCACGGAGTTCGCGACGAAAATGCCTTTCCCAGGGATTTAACCAGCAAACTCAAGGGACATCCATATTCACTGAAGCTTCTGACAGGCTTGATAATATCAGGCGGTACTTTCAATCCTGCTGATGTCCAGGATAATGTAACTGCCCTGATTGAAAAGTATCTTTTTCCCACTTTTTGGAATTCCAGTGATGCCGGCTTTCACAAACTGCTGGGATATCTTTCGCTGATGAGAATACCGTCGTCTAAAATCCTGCTGGACAGGATACTGGAAGATGACACAGGAGAGCGTCTGAAATATCTGTCAGACCGATTCATGGTTGAATCATGTTCATCAGGTATTTATCTGCACAATCTGCTGTCAGGATTTGTGTCAAGGAAGCTTGCCCCTGAGGATAGAAAAACAATGCACGGACTGATCGGCAGAAGACTGGTGGAAGACAATACTGATCCTGAAGCAGTCTGCGAAACCTATCATCATTTTTTTGAGGCAGGCGACAGAGCATCTGCAGTTGCGGCTTTAACATCACTCGCAGCACGCCTGCACTTTCTCGGCAGCGAAATTGTGATCCTGGAAAATCTGATCGACCATGCGCTCCAGAACTGCCGGGGAGTCAATGACCAGCTCCTTCTTTTTTTGAAAGCATCGATCCTGATCCGCAGGAAGAAATTCGCTGAAGCCGAAAAACTGATCGCAGGGCTGTCTGAGCCGCTTGCAGCGGATGCGGAATCGCTTCTGCTGTTCAGCCTTGACCGCCATGAAGAAGTCCTTGAACTGATCGCCAGACTCCCTGTGCACGATTACAGCAGCGAAGCCGCAGCTAACCTTATCTGCCGCAAAGCCCACAGCCTCGTATATCTCGGCAGAATTTCCGAAGCAATGGATTGCACCAGAGAAATTGAACCTGGACTGGACGGTTTTCCGCCGATGGTCAGGGCAGCCTATTATTATCTCATGTCAAAAATATATTATTACAGCGCTGATATACCGAAGATCCTGGAAAACATAGAGTCTGAAATCAGGATTCACAGGGAGCTGAAAAACTGGAGGCGCCTGACCGCCTGTCTGCACAACCTTGCGCAGATCAATCTGATCAGGAATCGCCCTGAACAGGCTCTCAGACTGGCGGAAGAACCCTTGAAAATCGCTGAGGAACAGAATGACCTGGAAAACCTGTCGCTCTGTCTCTATATTCAAAGTTACGCGCATCTCCTGCTGAATGATACGGAAAAATCCATGGAAGAAGCCAGGAAAAGCCTTGCCCTTGCCTTAAAGTGCGAGAACAGTCTGCAGGCAGCGATACTGTACGGCTATTTAGCCCGGCTGGAAACACTCCAGGGCCTTTTTGATGAAGCTGAGGCGGATTTCCAGCGAGCGCTCCACATCCTGGCTGATCTCCGGAATCTCCTTCACCTGACAGAAGTGCGGCTGTGGCATTCGGGGCTGATGTTGGCCACAGGCAGGGCAGAGGAAGCTCTTCCGGTCATAGCGGAATGCAGGGAGCAAGCTGTCAGGAGCAGACAGAGCAGGTCTCTTGCCCATGCCGCCTATTTTGAACATCTGGCATGCAAATGCCTCGGAAAAGACGGTCAGAGCAGACTCAGCCTTGGGGAGTATCATAAAGCCTTGAGTGAAATTGATCAGGAGCATGGAGCATTTATACACAATTCACTGATCTGGTTTGGACAGAATGTCGGTCCTGACAGCTGTCTGAAATACAATGTCTTTAACCAGCTTGGTAAAACATCAGTCAATCGTTTCATCTATGAAAAAATAGTCTCAAAGCGCAGTGAATTCGAGATATTCGCTGACTTCAACGGAAAAGTGCTGATGGTCGACGGCAGGGAACTGGAATTTTTCGGAAAAAGGACGCTTGTGCCGCTGCTGCAGGTATTTGCCACTCAGCCAGGAGTTTCACTTACTACAAAGGAAATTTTCAGATCTGTCTGGGGCCGTGATTACAGCCACTCCGAAGACAGCAGCACATTCAGGATGACATTGTCGCGACTGAGAACTCTGCTGGACAGCCGGAATCCGGACAGATTCATCACTCAGGGATCTGAGTCAGGCTCATACATGTTCGACATTCAGGTCAATCACTGCCTGATTTTCCAGTCAAATTGAGAATTATTGATTAATCGCTTATATTTATTGCATGCACAGGTTTGATGTTCCACTGGGTTTTATCGGCCGCGATCAGGAGCTGGCAGTGCTCAGAGACAAGCTCCGATTCAGCCGTGTATTGATTATCGCCGGTATGGCTGGAATGGGGAAGACCACTCTGGCGGCGGCTTTTGCGGCAGAGATCGAGAAAGGGGATTCCCTCGATTCCCCGGTGCTCTGGCTGGAATGCAAACCAGGCTGGGGTTCTGCCGATTTTCTGGACGCCATTGTGCATGGCCTGGCACGGCTCAGCGGTAAAGAAAAATATTCCATCTCTCAGTCAAGATCTTTTGATGAAGCTGCGGATGGCATTGAGGAATGCAGGACAGCGGTTTTCATCGATGACTTTCACCTGCTGGAAAACGATGAAACCCTGAATTTTCTGGTCACATGCCGCAGGCGCCTCAAAACCGGAGCGCTGGTTGTGATATCCAGGGTAAAGCCTGATCTCCCGCCCGCTGAGAGAGCCGATGTGTTTCAGCTGGACCTCAAGGGACTGTCTGACAAGGAGTCTCTTGCCCTTTCCGGTCAGCTTCTGGGATTTCATGGGGTTAAAAATGGAAACCGGTTTCCCGCTGATCTGGCAGGCAGGCTCAACGGGCATCCTTATTCACTCAAACTTCTGGCAGGGCTGATGATATCCGGCGGCAGCTTTGACCCGGCTCGTGACCAGGATAATGTGACTGCCATGATCGAGAAATACCTTTTCCCCACTTTCTGGGAGTCCACTGAT includes:
- a CDS encoding AAA family ATPase gives rise to the protein MHRFEIPLGFTGRDQELALLREKLKFSRVLIIAGMPGMGKTTLAAAFAAELEKGDSLDSPVLWMECRPGWTSADLLDAMIHGLARLSGKEKYSISQSRSFDEAADGIEECSTAVFIDDFHLLENKETLNFLVTCRKRLKTGALVVISRVKPDLPPAERADVFQLDIKGLSECDATALSNQLLRFHGVRDENAFPRDLTSKLKGHPYSLKLLTGLIISGGTFNPADVQDNVTALIEKYLFPTFWNSSDAGFHKLLGYLSLMRIPSSKILLDRILEDDTGERLKYLSDRFMVESCSSGIYLHNLLSGFVSRKLAPEDRKTMHGLIGRRLVEDNTDPEAVCETYHHFFEAGDRASAVAALTSLAARLHFLGSEIVILENLIDHALQNCRGVNDQLLLFLKASILIRRKKFAEAEKLIAGLSEPLAADAESLLLFSLDRHEEVLELIARLPVHDYSSEAAANLICRKAHSLVYLGRISEAMDCTREIEPGLDGFPPMVRAAYYYLMSKIYYYSADIPKILENIESEIRIHRELKNWRRLTACLHNLAQINLIRNRPEQALRLAEEPLKIAEEQNDLENLSLCLYIQSYAHLLLNDTEKSMEEARKSLALALKCENSLQAAILYGYLARLETLQGLFDEAEADFQRALHILADLRNLLHLTEVRLWHSGLMLATGRAEEALPVIAECREQAVRSRQSRSLAHAAYFEHLACKCLGKDGQSRLSLGEYHKALSEIDQEHGAFIHNSLIWFGQNVGPDSCLKYNVFNQLGKTSVNRFIYEKIVSKRSEFEIFADFNGKVLMVDGRELEFFGKRTLVPLLQVFATQPGVSLTTKEIFRSVWGRDYSHSEDSSTFRMTLSRLRTLLDSRNPDRFITQGSESGSYMFDIQVNHCLIFQSN